In Engraulis encrasicolus isolate BLACKSEA-1 chromosome 2, IST_EnEncr_1.0, whole genome shotgun sequence, the sequence AATTATTTCTCATAAGCAGTGAACAAAGTGCCTTGAGAAATTAAATATCCTGTTAAAAGTCCTTCTGGGTCTACTCTTTCAATCACTGATTTCACCAATTTTATCCTCTTCTTGGCTGCAAATGTGTGATGGTTACAAGATAACAATTACAATTCAACAttcagagagtactctgggaccaaatacactggaGAAGATGTTAGATGACCCTCTAAGTGTAACCCTGAAAAATCTACTTTGTAGTACCAGCTGGCTTAGTGAATTAGTAGTTTCACTTATGTGGCAGAACTTTCACTCAGAGTCCAGGATATGTACAGGGAATATTCAAGAGAATATGGCATAGGTTTGAGCTGATTAAAGAAAGATAAGTTCGATCATTGTTTATTTCACCCTTGGACCTACTTCCATCATAACCCATGAACACAAGCAGGCCAAAGAGAGTAGCCTGCCCTACATACTGCATATCCATATTTGAAATGACTTTAACTGTGCCATGTgggataaaaacaaaaaatgcttATCTGGGTTATCAGATGGGCAGTGAGTTGAAACATGCCTAACCCCCGACTAGCACCAGAGCGCAGGCTATCTGAGGAgagaatgtgccatgtttacacaGCAGAACAGCCTCTGGAGAGGAGAGCAcactgtgggtgcattccaatatgcagacctccgtcctcccttgctcactttcctgcctgtgaccttgtgatgatgtcactgacgaaagaaaattaattcaatatctggcaaaagcacaattctaatgtcatttcctcattttcaatcgggatggtgaatgaagaacagtccccccaaaaaaatgttttggctaggctggcagcagggaaactattgttttctccacgaaggcggggcgtcagcaaaatgtgaggccacaagcacaagtgtaggatggaagtctgcatattggaatgcacacagtgtGGGTGGCTATCATAACACACATGCAACTTAATCTGCACGCCCAGTGCCCACGGACAGCTGACCAGATGTTTTAGAGGCCCCTAATGTATGGCTTatccacttctctcttctttttctctttcttttctttctgtaaCACAGTCTCACTGTATCCACCCCAGCCCCAGACACTTTTCAGTTGCCACCTCTCTCTACCTTTCCCATTTTTTACAATCTGAATTAGtcagtcgttctctctctctctctctctctctctctctctctctctctctctctctctctctctctctctctctccctctccctctccctctctacctttcCCATGTCTTACAATCTGTTTTAGTTTGTCGCTATCTGACTCTCcaacttttcttctctctctctctctctctagcctcatatcacataaacacacaaacaaacatacagtaaatacattgTCCTTCCTCACCATCTTAGGTgttgtctctcctcctttcctactccttctcaccatctctctctctctctctctctctctctctgtctctctctctctctctctctctctctctgtctctctctctcctggtcccGCTCTTTCTCACCATCCTTCTCTCCCACACTCTACCCTCCATCTCGCCATCCAGTTTTTCCTCGCTGTGGTTCCCATGACCTAATCACCATGTCATCTTAGGGGAGATGAGATAGCCTCATGGCCTCGACTGAGGAGCCTCCAGAGGGACTCCCTTCCTAACGGTCACTTCTGCAGCCCGCTCCAGGACCCGCCAGTCTCTTATAAATTGTGAGGCTAAGCCACAGACACGACACAGGCtttagaaatattgttcataaagggggcacaaCATTGGCAGCGCAAAATTGTTTTGACATTCAAGTTCTGATCTATTCAAATAGTACAGACCTCCCCTTGATCTCTAATTCTTTCTTTCATATTTTTTCCCGTTAGTTGTCTGCATCTTTTCTTGCTTGGCCTTGCTCCCCCTGCACTTTTCCTTCTTTGGGCCTTTACTTCACTAGGCCTCTAATGCTATTTTGACTTCAAGGTCCTTGTGCTCCTCGCTACTCTTGGATTCTCCGTCAGTGTCCAAGGACTGTTGCCCAgcgcaccacaccccaccccagacCACCCACCACACCCTAAACAAGGTCATTACATGCAGTCTGTCAGTTTGGCTGAGATGCTGTTGTTGATATTTGAATTACAATCTAATCAAACTACAACCCTTCACCCAGTGGATCTCTGTGCCTCTTTCCTATTATTTTCTTAATATTATctccagagctctaaattaacccaGGCCAACCGACCAAAATGCTGGAGAAATTTCTGTTTgttctggtagaaaagaccaatgtTCTATAGCCCCTTTGACCCAttcgtgaatgtgtgtttggctagtacgattaacatctactagccattttggctggtggtgaaaaaagttaatttaaagccctgattatctctcacacacacacacactgcttgagtTGCTGATGGGATTCCTGTGCAACAGGCCCCCTCTAACTCCCCTGGAACCACCAGTCTCCAAAAGTActtagctcctcctcctcccccacctcagctcttctttcctcctcttcttcctcctcctcttcttcacctaatctatcctcccactcctcctccctgtcttcctcctccttctcctctcctcctcctccccatttatccttctcctcctccttgtcttcctcctcttcttcacctcatctctcctctcctacacgcctcctcctcctcctcctcctcatctatcctcctcctcctcaccacatcTCTTCTCCACCGCCACTCAGTCTACCCCACCACATGCCACCCCAAATATGATAATTACAGGCAGAATGTGGGTAAAACATTGCCCATATTAATCTTCAAGTATCAGCAAACTATAGGCTACTACAACCTTCCCTTCTTGTCCTTTTGAAACAGCCTGATGATTGGCTACGGTCATTTGCTGGCTTGTTGTGAGATACATACGTCCTCATTTACGTACATAACCAATGTCatgtattatttctattattgtatgtcttgtgcatatgaagaaagtgacaataaaagctgacttgacttgactgacttgacttgtatgATGACCATGTTCTGAGCACACACACTGATTAGACTCCATTGTCTggagggcgctgtggcgcaacgcactaagcatgcccatggggaccccggttcgagtccagacagggtcatttcccaatcctcctccatctctctctcccactcacttcctgtcaccatctcatactatcctgtcagtAAAGGCATACAAAGCCCCTAAAAAAGACTCCACTGTCTGACCTTTACAGAAACATCTGCATTACAATTGTGGATAACGTCACGGCACTGCACACATTttataacacaaacacaaaccgtaCTGACGCAAACATGGCACTCCACACGGGATTAGTCACTtacaatacacacccacacacagaacaTGTATGTAGatttatgtagagtagagtatctttaTTGATACCCAGGGGGAAatgcaggtgtcaagtagcttacataaatacacaaatgcccacatggacatttcaagacacatataacacaggtaatagtcagggaggggaaaattaaaattgaagtaaaaataaaaaggtaattgtgcaaaaaaaactttctgtgagttgggatagacaatgtgcaaaaaacatattctgtcagttgaggtagacaagattaacatgTATTATCATTGTGTCCcttttctccttctttcccccAGTTTTCTAACTCCCTCCCTCCACAGTCACAGAGATGCACGCAGGCTGTGGAGGCCGCTCTGGGTAGTTTGGCACTGTGGGCTGTACAACGGTACTGTTTTGGGGGGAGGAGAAAGGGGTGAGCGGGAGAGAAACTGATGCAATAGCagtgtaacagcagcagcagcagccgccgtcACAGCACAGATTATACTGTGGACAGCAACTTCAGCACTTTACAAGGTCCATACAGTAATTGGGTAGCCAGAAACAACTTGTAGAAGACAACTTACAGAAGACAACTTGCATGGTTTAATACTTTGGTGTGCTGCACTTTAAGTATGCTGAGAGCTGGAAAAGTTTGCAACCACTTTTTGATactgaagaagaaggggaaaaaaccctGAAAACAATGTCGAGCAACAAAGTCTGGTGATGTCCGATCTTACATTTTCCATAACTTCCAGATGTTCAGAGAAATACATGTTTTTCTGACTGACTTTTGATATTGTGTCCGTGAAGTTCAAATCCATCTGAGCAACTGCATTTCAGCGATTGCAGACAAACCAGAGCTCTTCCCCCGGGGTTAAAGCAGCCCATGGCTGAGCTTGTTTACCAGTAAGCAGAGTGAGCTCATGGGCCTGTTTCCTCTGAAGCGAATCACCACCATGACCCACAGCACAGCCCACGAGTGGTggggctgatttttttttctccctctttttttccacagTGAGCAACTCACTCAGCATTTCCTGGTGGTCCAGCTTCCTCCTAAACCAAATCCCTATAAAAGAAAACGACTTACTTTCCAGCGTGGATAAAGGTTTTATTTTTACTGTGTGAAGCACTCTGTGATGTATTGCCCCTTCTCTTACCCCCATCTCGTGGCCAACATTGAGTGTTCCTTgttccctgtctttttgtccaGCTTCCTCCTAAACCAAATCCCTATAAAACACTACTTTCCAGTGTGGATAAAGATATCATATTTTAGTGTCACACTTGCCCCCTTCTCTTAGCCCCATGCCATGGCCAACTTTGAGTGTTGGaaacttccttgtctttttgtattttttttattctcaATCTCTTTTCGGAGCATATGGGAGTTTGCTCGTGCTGATAGTTCACAACTGACTAAAAGCCTGGAGGGTCATGTGACAGCAGGCCAGTGTCTGGAAGCGATGGAAAGCCCTGATGGTGACGATGACCCATGACCCAACAACTCAGCCTGAAGCAAGCATTCTCACAATGAGACATACACAACTCATCcttctgtgcgtttgtgtgtgtttgtgtgtgcgcgcgtgtgcgtgtgtgtgcgtgtgtgtgtgtgtgtgtgtgttgtgtgttgcagcACGTGTGTTGTCTGGGCTTACCCCTCCCCTATGACCAATCGTAAGCCTGGGGGAGGCTCAGGCTGGCTGATAAGTAGTATTTCTGTTTAAAGTGGGTTGGTGTTGGTGGGTTGGGGTTGGCTGAGTGTGAATGAGATTGAGCTGCTGTGTTTGGGAGTATAAAAATAGCCTCATGATAAACAGAGGGTGCAGAGAGGTCAGAGAAACACCTCTGCCAaatctctctctgcgtctcgctctgtttctcacagactctctctctctctcgctccctctctctctctgtctctctctctctctctcttattctctctctctctttctctctctctctctctctctgaattgtgGCCTAACTATACCAAACCGCCTCTCTCTATTATGTTCCCTATCTGTTTTCATTGCTTACAGTAAATGCATCCCCTATAGCTTCAAGTACAATACAATATCACACAGCGCAAGTCTAGTTGGGTTCTTGActgtcagaggagagagagagagagagagagagagagagagagagagagagagagagagagagagagagagagagagagacagcaagaaagagagagagtgtgtgtgtgtgtgagagagagagagagcaagagagacatgcCAAAAATACTGCGGCCTCATGAGAATACTGTTGCAGACATTGTTCAGCTACCAAGTAAACTCACCGCGGAAGACCAAgacccaggggcggagctatgggggggggcctgggcccagggccctcctacaTTGGTGTTGGGGGGCCCTATAGTGACCATAGCAAGCCatttggggggccctatcagtgttttgcccttgggccctgtgtgcaactgtTCCACCACTGCCAAGACCACACCACTCTACTGTAGCCATCTGCTTCAAGACCGTGGTGGCCTCAGCTCCTTGTTGGGGGTCACTAGGTTTGTTTGACATGCAGGCTGATGGCCAGCCAGGTGgctttgtttatgtgtttggtcATCTTCCTGTGTTTGACACCTGCATCATCCAGGGGAGCTTTGTTTGTTTTGGAAACCTATGaagtgtgggttggtgtgtgtgtgtgtgtgtgtgtgtgtgtgtgtgtgtgtgtgtgtgtgtgtgtgtgtgtgtgtgtgtgtgcgtatgtgcgtgcgtgtgtgtgtgtgtgtgtgtgtgtgtgtgtgtgtgtgtgcgtatgtgcgtgtgtgcgtgtgcgcgtgtgtgtgtgcgcgcacgcttgtgtgtgtgtatgcgcgtgggtttggagtgtgttgtgtgcgtgtgtgtcttaatATTTGGTAATGAATAGCAATATCCTGGCTTACATTTTTAAATCCACTTGAAAAATCAAATGAGTACAAGCGTCATATAGTTGAGAATTGAATACAAATCCCTGGGTAAGGTGCAGCACAAAGGCTGGTAGAGAATCTGAAGGAGACCTCAATGGTCAATATGTAGCTCTTTTTGAATAGGGTGCGcatatccaaagtcacttgttgcagttGCCAGATAAAAGTATCAGAGCTttttattccgcagtgtgcagacctaccttcttccctcctcactcctcactcctcactcctcactctaaaacttGATATAGTTGCCATATAGGCCTGTAACAGTTGGGTTCGGTCACTACTGCAGGAACAGGTATGTGTTCATGTGCTTGTCCTGGGTGTGTGCTTGTCCATAATATCCAGATCATCATATCAAGATGCGATTTCTCAAAACCACCTAGCGGTGTCATCCTCCatgagctgtctgtctgtctgtctgtcgggctTTGCATGAGCTTACACAAGGGGTTTGCTTAAATGCAAATCCTAAAGATTATACTGTAGGCTGTAATATCTCCTTCTTAAGCAACCCTGTCTCCCTTGTCTAATCTTCACCAGTTGGTTCACTTCACCATTTGGTTGAAAGTGCTGCTGTGGCCTGTTTGCTTGCTCTTAGGCCTAGACTGGTAACCTTCATAAAactaagagtatgcacatcccacctcacagAGGcctggtgcaggacaaaggcgcgtctgatagtggaaagagtagaagtccgcacaccgtagctccgctttgaaaatttgttcaggtcatacaacgttgcGACCCAAAAGGGTCGGtcgggccaacagtcctcaggggccatgTTGTAGGCCGGGTTTCTTTGTATTTTCCTAGAGACTGGCCAACAATTTAGAGGGGGCCGTGCAAAACTGCCTGGGCCTTGTTTTGGGACCATCCATCCCTGCTTGCGCTCGTGGGACTGGTTTAGAATAATATACAAAAGGCCTCAGTGTCCAGCTCAGGGCCTTCAGTGTAATGGGAGCATTGTcggtgtgcgtacgtacgtaggCTGTGGTCAAGCGGGGAGGTCAGGAGGGTCAGGACTAGGGGCACGCTCTGCAGCGGTCCGTTACGGCACAGCGtgagaggggtgggaggggggtcaACCGAAGCGTTGACTTCTCTCTTGACTctcatatttttttcctcttgacttctctttttcttcataAATCTTTTCTTTCCCCTTATTCTCCTGTATCATTcctttttttccacatttgttTCTCTCTATTTGAGAGTGTGAGTTTGTCTGAATGTCTGAGGGAATGAGTCTACATGTTCAGTTCCACCCTCAATAAAATAACATAATGGCCACTTGCGTAGTCTTTGCAGGGTAAACGCCTGTACTACTGTCATGGAACCACACTGTCATTTCCTCTCTGAAGTTGCCAAAGGTGCCCTCCgctcacacacccctctcctacAGTGAATTTTGCAGTGGTGCTTGCTTCACTGAAACAGTACAGCCAGTTACATCGGTAGAAGTGATACATGCGCTTCAGCCTGGTTGGTGCTCACGTCACGGTCAAGGAGAGTAGAATCAGGAGAAACTGAGCTACACTTCTCTTCGACTCTGAGGAAGATGCAGATGTGTCCAAACGTCCTCCCATGGTCTAGTTGAAGAGAAGTGGGCCAGATACTCTAGATAAATTAAACTGTCTTGAAGACACAGATGTGTTGAAACATCAGTCACCTTATGCTCCAAAATAAAAAAGGCTTTAGACACAtactgagtgctccagtcatcccaaGGTTCTAAGTCAAAGAGAGGTAGGCCAGTTGATCCTGATAAATTCAACTGTCTGTTGAATGAGTGTTAATTCATTGCCGTATACACAATAGTATAAAGTAATTCACACCCTTCTACACTGTGTATTGGGCCCTACTTTCTGACTGTTGAATTGACATCGCAACACCTACAGTGTCTGTTTTGCTTGCCCTTgtgcaagagcacacacacacacacacacacacacacacacacacacacacacacacacacacacacacacacacacacacacacacacacacacacacacacacacacacacacacacacacacacacacacacacacacacacacacacacacacacacacacacctcctctacaCGCTAGCCATGGAGCTGCTGAGCTTGCTGTTATTTGAGCATGAGTGTTGCCGGGGTGTGTGATGTGTTGCTGCCTTGAACTGCTGAACTGGCCAATCAATAACAAGGAGGCCTGACTGGCTGCCTGGTCAATCTGGGCAGCTGTTGCTTGGACTAATTACGCCCGAGGAttgtgtcagcacacacacacacacgtgtgtgtgtgtgtgtgtgtgtgtgtgtgtgtgtgtgtgtgtgtgtgtgtgtgtgtgtgtgtgtgtgtgtgtgtgtgtgtgtgtgtgtgtgtgtgtgtgtgcatatgctagtgtgtgtgtgtgtgtgtgtgtgtgtgtgtgtgtgtgtgtgtgtgtgtgtgtgtgtgtgtgtgtgtgtgtgtgtgtgtgtgtgtgttggtcagtgAAGGGGGTGGTCAGGGTGGGCTTATGAGGCCAGTTCTGGGCAGTGGACACCACACAGCTCATCTGAAAATGCAtgaccagcaacacacacacacacacacacagacacagacacacgcacacgcacacgcacacacacacacacacacacacacacacacacacacacacgcacacgcacacgcacacgcacacgcacacgcacacacacacacacacacacacacacacacacacacacacacacacacacacacactgtttgtttcTGTGGAATGAGAGCCATAAAGGAGAAGTTGTTGGTTCACAGTCTGTGCATTGTGCACCGCATAGAGAGGTCCATGCAGTTCGTGCTTCTCACTTTGCAAGCGTCTGTTGATAAGCATAGAGTGGCTCtatggctgcctgtgtgtgtcgcctctgtgttatgtgtgccactgtatgtgcgtgtgtgtgtatgtgtgtgtgtgtctctttaagaggagaagaagggggtggagggaaagggggagggaaGCTTGTCTGAGTTTTTTTAAAACTGAAATTCCTCTCTCAAGAGTTTGGCATTTCCTCTGAGCGCACACAGTCAGAAAACccgctcttgctctccctctctccctctctccctgtgtccctctctctctctgtcactggctctctctctcttccgtgtGTTTCTCGCGCCACACTGAAGGGGGGATATTCAAACATCCTAACTGAGGAGTATCGTCTCGTCGACCCCCCGGCGGAGCTGTGTGGCATCACTCAGCTGGAGACAACCACAGCCTGAACTTTAACCTCCTCACCGGGGGCGATAGGAAGGACAAACGGAACACGGGGAAacgagaaaagaaagacaaaggaaaaagaaaagaaaaaaagagagagaaaagctgaGGAACAAATAGAGTGGATTTGGGTGTACAGCTCATCTCTCCAAACTGGGaccgaggaagagaagagaagagaagagaagagaagagaagagaagagaagagaagagaagagaagagaagagaagagaagagaagagaagagaagagaagagaagagaagagaagagaagagaagagaagagaagagaagctccTCGGTTTCTTCACTGCTGGCAGCTCCCACTCATATTCAGgatgggctagagagagagactcagcccTCTCACTGTACTCACGGAACTCTGTGTGgaaaggaactgtgtgtgtgagtgagtctgagtgcatgtgagtgtgtgtgtgtttatgtggcgtgtgtgtgcgtaagggggagaaagaaagaaagaggaggatgagtgtTTACACGCTGAACCTGCGCGTGTTCTGGCCCCTCTTCACCTGCGTGCTCGCCACTCTCCTGCTCCTCCATCACCTCACCCTCTGGGATGTAGCCGccgagacagcagcagcagcagcagcagcaggagagggggagcaggGCTGCAGGGACCAGCAGCACTACGGCACCCTGTCCCTCCTCAAATACCTCCTGGTGTTCGCTCTCTGCTACTTCTTCATCCGCTACTGTGCCGCGGgacctggggaggaggagggcaagcGAGCCACCCTGGGTCGGAGCCTCCTGCTGGGGGAGAGCCACGCCAGGGCCAGGCGGGAGCTGCTGGAGGAGTACTACGAGCGGGAGGTGCGCCTGTCGCCCCACGTCCTGGGCCACAGCAAGGCGCACGTGGCCAAGCTGGTGAGCGAGCTGGTGAGGACGGGCCGCACCGACGGGCCGCCGGAGTCCTCGCTGGCCTTCCGCGGCGACCACGTGCAGATCGGCAGCTCGTACGAGGAGCACAAGGTGGGCTCGCCGGACTGCTTCGATATCCTGGTGCCCCTGCGGCTGCCCCGCGGGCTGACGTTGGACACGGTGGTGTTTTCGGGGAAGGGTGCGGCGAcggtgggaggaggagggccgCCGCTTTGCACCATGGAGACCCCGCGGAAGTCCGACTGGACCAAGAAGCACCGGGCGTTCTGTGAGGGCTTTCTGAGACCGCATGGTtcatctccctcatcctctccctcttcctcgtcctcttccgcTCCCACTGCCACCACTGGTGCTGTCCATCGCCTGAGCCCGGACTGTGTGCTGCGCTGGTTCTACCCGGCCGCCCAGCGCTGCCTGGCTACGGTACGCTACCCTTTCGAGCAGCGCTGCGCCATCAGCCTCTCCCTGGGCGAGGAGCAGCGGGTGCAGCTGCGCCTGACTCCGCGCTCTGACTATGTCTGCTGCCACATCTCCATGGGCGTGCGCCTCATCCCCGCCTTCCCTCTTGGGGACTCGGCCTTCCTGGTTCCCGCCTCGGACCCGCGGTACCCGGGAGAGGACCTCTGGGCCGTCTACTTCCCCAAGCAGGAGCAGCGTCTGCTGGGCTGGCTCAAGGGCCGGCTCCCCTCCGCCGGCTCCTGCCACCTCAAGGTCCTCCAGCTGGCCAAGGAGGTGCGGGACCTGGGGGGCCAGACCCTGGACAACCAGGCGCGTGCCCAGTGGAGAGGGGTGCTGTCCTCCTACGCCCTGAAGACGGCCTGGCTGCGGCTGCTCCTGACCACCCCTCCGGAGGCCTGGGAAGAGCGCCACCTGGTGGAGCGGCTGGAGGACCTGCTGCGCAGCCTCAGAGAGGGGCTGCAGGGCTGCGTCCTGAGACACCTGTTTCTTGGGGGAGACGCGGCTAGGCTGCTCCCTGAGTCCGTGGCCATGGCTCTGCCAAAGGTGGTGAAGGACACGGCCACGCCCTCCAACCTGTGGGAGGGTTCGAGCCAGGCGTCTCTGGAGCTGGTGGCGGCCCGCCTGGCGTACACCTGGGCACACCTGCACCGACTCATCCGCCTGGGGCGGCCCCAGAGGAGCAGCCTGGGAAGGGGCCTGCACTGCAAGCACATCGAGGCGGAGTGATTACGACAGCAGCACC encodes:
- the LOC134462126 gene encoding inositol 1,4,5-trisphosphate receptor-interacting protein-like 2, whose translation is MSVYTLNLRVFWPLFTCVLATLLLLHHLTLWDVAAETAAAAAAAGEGEQGCRDQQHYGTLSLLKYLLVFALCYFFIRYCAAGPGEEEGKRATLGRSLLLGESHARARRELLEEYYEREVRLSPHVLGHSKAHVAKLVSELVRTGRTDGPPESSLAFRGDHVQIGSSYEEHKVGSPDCFDILVPLRLPRGLTLDTVVFSGKGAATVGGGGPPLCTMETPRKSDWTKKHRAFCEGFLRPHGSSPSSSPSSSSSSAPTATTGAVHRLSPDCVLRWFYPAAQRCLATVRYPFEQRCAISLSLGEEQRVQLRLTPRSDYVCCHISMGVRLIPAFPLGDSAFLVPASDPRYPGEDLWAVYFPKQEQRLLGWLKGRLPSAGSCHLKVLQLAKEVRDLGGQTLDNQARAQWRGVLSSYALKTAWLRLLLTTPPEAWEERHLVERLEDLLRSLREGLQGCVLRHLFLGGDAARLLPESVAMALPKVVKDTATPSNLWEGSSQASLELVAARLAYTWAHLHRLIRLGRPQRSSLGRGLHCKHIEAE